The genomic stretch GGATCACCGCTTCCAATCCGTCGTGGGCGGCGGCGACCAGGGCGTTCCCGGAAGCCCTGTTCGAGAGGTGGCCGAAATCGCCGCGGATCCGTTCCTTCAGAAACCAAGGATAAGAGCCGTCCCGGAGAAGGTCCTCGTCGTGATTCGACTCGAGGATCAGGACGCGGGCGCCGCCGATCCTCTCCAGGACCGCGTCGTCCACTCGACCGAGATCGGTGGCGACGGCCACCGATCCGGCGTCGCTCTCCAGAACCACGCCGATCGGCTCCGCCGCGTCGTGGGGGGTCGGGAAGGGGAGGATCCGGAAGGGGCCGATCGCGAAGGGGCGCCCCGGATCGAGGGGACGGAACGGTCCCGGTCCCGGCCGGCGGATGCCCTCCCAAGTGCCGGGCGTCGCCCAGACCGGGAGATCGTGCCGTTTACGGAGCACCGCGAGCCCCGCGGTGTGGTCGGTGTGCTCATGGGTGACGACGATCCCCTCCAACTCGCCGGGGGACGCGCCGATCCGATCCAGCGCCCGGAGAAGGCGGGTCGCCGGGATACCGCAATCGACCAGAACCGCCGAGCCCTCCGCCCGAATCCAATAGGCGTTTCCCCGGCTCCCGCTTCCGATCGCGCAGACGTCAAGCATCGTCCCCGCGGCTCCCCGGTTCGTCGATCGGAATCCCCTCGCGGCAGAGAGGGCAGCTCGCCGGATCGTAGACGGCGAGTTCGAGGGTCGCCGCCGGACGGAAGGGGACGGGAATGCGGGCCCGCCCTTCGGAGCGGTCCACCAGGGCCGCGACGGCGACCACCTTCGCGCCGAGCCGCTCCGCCATGTCGATGACGGAACGGAGGGAGCCGCCCGTAGTGACCACGTCCTCCACCACCGCCACCGGTTCGCCCGGCGCCAGGCGGAACCCGCGGCGGAGGAGGAACCGGTCCTCCCGGCGCTCCGCGAAAATGGCTCGGGCGCCGAGAGCCCGGGCCGTCTCATGGCCGATCACGATTCCCCCCAGCGCGGGAGCGAGAATCGTCCGCGGGCCGAACTCCCGGATCAGGTCGGCCAGGGTCTCGCCGGCTTTCTCGGCGAGGGGCGGGCGGCTCAGGAGAAGCGCCGATTGCAGGTATCGCTCGGCGTGCTTGCCCGAGCGGAGCAGAAAGTGTCCCCGGAGGAGCGCACCCTCCCGTTCGTAAAGTCCGAGCAGTTCCTCACCGCGCACGTTCCATCTCCTCCAGGATCGCCTCCGCCGCCCGGAGCGGGTCGGCGGCTGTGGTTATGGGGCGGCCGATCACCAAAACGTCGGCGCCGGCGCGGACCGCTTCGGCCGGCGTGGCGGTTCGCGCCTGATCGTGGGCGGGCGTCCCGGCGGGACGGATGCCCGGCGTCACCACGAGAAAACGCTCCCCGCCGATCGAGCGCGCCCTCTCCGCCTCACGGGCCGAGACGACGACGCCGTCCATTCCCGTCTCCCGCGACAGAAGGGCGATCCGCTCCACCTCCCCGGCCGTCTCCGGCCCGGAACGGCTGGTGAGAACGGTCACCGCGAGCAGTTTCGTGCCCGCCTCCCCCCGCGCCCCGGCCGCGGCGCGGAGCATCTCCTCCCCTCCGGAACCGTGGAGCGTCAGCATCCGGACATCCAGCGCCGCGGCGGAACGCACCGCCCCCGCCACGGTGGACGGGATGTCGTGATATTTACCATCCAGAAAGACGCCGCCCCCCCGAGCGGAGATCTCCCGGACGAGTCCGGGTCCGAAACGGGTGAACAGTTCCAGCCCGACTTTATACAGGCCGATCCGCCCGCGGAGGAGATCCACCATCTCCAACGCGCGCCGGTCGTCCATCCCGTCCAGCGCGAGCGCGATTTCCGCTTTTCCGTCCATCGGAGCAACACCTATCATAATCGTCTTTTCCCCGCCACCGCTTTTCCCTGGGGCCGGTTGACAGTTTGGGGGACCGGTGCTAGGGTTCCCGAAACGTATTCGGCTGGAACATGATTGCTTACAAGATCGGCATGATAAAGGTTGACAAAAGGGGTCCGATGCA from Candidatus Eisenbacteria bacterium encodes the following:
- a CDS encoding MBL fold metallo-hydrolase, whose product is MLDVCAIGSGSRGNAYWIRAEGSAVLVDCGIPATRLLRALDRIGASPGELEGIVVTHEHTDHTAGLAVLRKRHDLPVWATPGTWEGIRRPGPGPFRPLDPGRPFAIGPFRILPFPTPHDAAEPIGVVLESDAGSVAVATDLGRVDDAVLERIGGARVLILESNHDEDLLRDGSYPWFLKERIRGDFGHLSNRASGNALVAAAHDGLEAVILAHLSKENNRPALAMKGACDALRRCGRSGVKVIVAEQEREGEVLNFR
- a CDS encoding orotate phosphoribosyltransferase, giving the protein MRGEELLGLYEREGALLRGHFLLRSGKHAERYLQSALLLSRPPLAEKAGETLADLIREFGPRTILAPALGGIVIGHETARALGARAIFAERREDRFLLRRGFRLAPGEPVAVVEDVVTTGGSLRSVIDMAERLGAKVVAVAALVDRSEGRARIPVPFRPAATLELAVYDPASCPLCREGIPIDEPGSRGDDA
- the pyrF gene encoding orotidine-5'-phosphate decarboxylase, yielding MDGKAEIALALDGMDDRRALEMVDLLRGRIGLYKVGLELFTRFGPGLVREISARGGGVFLDGKYHDIPSTVAGAVRSAAALDVRMLTLHGSGGEEMLRAAAGARGEAGTKLLAVTVLTSRSGPETAGEVERIALLSRETGMDGVVVSAREAERARSIGGERFLVVTPGIRPAGTPAHDQARTATPAEAVRAGADVLVIGRPITTAADPLRAAEAILEEMERAR